Proteins found in one Sporosarcina sp. FSL K6-3457 genomic segment:
- a CDS encoding alpha/beta hydrolase has translation MKSPFTFTHTAPTAGSGKQAAIFLLHGMGSNEEDLPQLVQDFKDSHHIFSLRGPIVSKPGYAYFTIEEIGKPIRPVFDEILTYIQSFIHEAIEEFELDENRIYVLGFSQGAILAQSLALTMGDVIRGVVALSGYIPDFVKMDYAKRPVDHLNAFISHGEYDYIIPPHWGRESKEYFESLGANVTFKSYNDGHGVTPENHQDLVAFLRQFE, from the coding sequence GTGAAATCACCATTTACATTCACGCATACAGCACCAACGGCGGGGTCTGGCAAGCAGGCAGCTATTTTCTTATTACATGGTATGGGAAGTAACGAAGAGGATTTGCCGCAGCTTGTCCAAGATTTTAAAGACAGCCATCATATTTTTAGTTTGCGTGGTCCTATTGTATCGAAACCGGGTTATGCTTATTTTACGATTGAAGAGATAGGTAAGCCAATTCGACCTGTATTTGATGAAATTCTTACGTATATTCAATCCTTTATTCACGAGGCGATTGAGGAATTTGAGCTTGATGAGAATCGAATTTACGTGCTTGGCTTTAGTCAGGGGGCAATACTTGCGCAGTCTTTAGCGTTAACGATGGGCGATGTGATTCGTGGCGTTGTAGCGTTAAGTGGCTATATACCAGATTTCGTGAAGATGGATTATGCGAAGCGTCCAGTCGATCACTTGAACGCCTTTATTTCGCATGGGGAGTATGACTATATTATTCCTCCGCATTGGGGAAGAGAAAGTAAGGAATACTTCGAATCATTAGGTGCGAATGTAACCTTTAAGTCATACAATGACGGTCACGGTGTCACGCCAGAGAATCATCAAGATCTTG